One genomic window of Solanum stenotomum isolate F172 chromosome 9, ASM1918654v1, whole genome shotgun sequence includes the following:
- the LOC125876795 gene encoding serine/threonine-protein kinase RIPK-like encodes MTVMKIGWESLVPSCIKSQENSKRNPKIVKVSVTKQISFHGIPVSDISSSTISSDLSISLAGSNIHAFTQQELRVITQNFSTSNFIGEGGFGPVHKGFIDDKLRPNAIKAQPVAVKNLDLDGTQGHREWLTEVIFLGQLRHPHLVKLIGYCCEEDNRLLVYEYMPRGSLENQLFRRYSVSLPWSTRMKIAIGAAKGLAFLHEAKKPVIYRDFKASNILLDSDYTAKLSDFGLAKDGPEGDDTHVSTRVMGTHGYAAPEYIMTGHLTAASDVYSFGVVLLELLTGRRSVDKGRPHREQNLVDWARPQLKDPRKLRRIMDPRLEGMYSEEGVQKAALVAYQCLSHRPKARPDMSNVVTTLEPLKDYEDNSMVTFVYTAPTDDQQEVKVKESSASPHHHHQKQHHHHHNRRSTPSSPTIHSETTIHKRLTPNSPLQNGFKRS; translated from the exons ATGACAGTGATGAAGATTGGATGGGAATCACTTGTTCCTAGCTGTATTAAATCACAGGAAAATTCGAAAAGAAATCCAAAAATAGTAAAGGTGTCGGTTACAAAACAAATATCGTTCCATGGGATTCCTGTATCGGATATTAGTTCATCAACTATATCATCAGATCTTTCGATCTCTCTTGCTGGTTCAAATATTCATGCCTTTACGCAACAAGAACTTAGAGTGATCACACAAAACTTCTCCACGAGTAATTTCATCGGTGAAGGAGGGTTCGGCCCAGTTCACAAAGGATTCATTGATGATAAACTTAGACCTAATGCTATTAAAGCTCAGCCTGTTGCTGTTAAGAACCTCGATTTAGATGGTACACAAGGTCATCGAGAATGGCTG ACAGAAGTGATATTTCTTGGACAATTGAGGCATCCACATCTAGTGAAGTTGATTGGATATTGTTGTGAAGAAGATAACAGATTGCTAGTCTATGAATACATGCCTAGAGGAAGCTTGGAGAATCAACTTTttagaa GATATTCAGTATCACTTCCATGGTCAACGAGGATGAAAATAGCTATTGGTGCTGCAAAAGGTCTTGCTTTTCTCCATGAAGCTAAAAAACCTGTCATTTATCGTGATTTCAAGGCATCAAACATTTTGTTAGACTCC GATTACACTGCTAAACTCTCAGATTTTGGACTTGCAAAAGATGGTCCAGAAGGAGATGACACACACGTCTCAACTCGAGTCATGGGAACACATGGCTATGCTGCTCCTGAATACATCATGACAG GTCATTTGACTGCAGCTAGTGATGTATACAGCTTCGGAGTAGTACTCTTGGAGCTTCTAACTGGTAGAAGATCTGTAGACAAAGGTCGTCCACATAGAGAACAAAACTTGGTAGATTGGGCAAGACCACAACTGAAAGATCCTCGAAAACTACGTAGAATAATGGATCCGAGGCTTGAAGGCATGTACTCAGAAGAAGGAGTTCAAAAAGCAGCATTAGTAGCTTATCAATGCCTAAGCCATAGGCCAAAAGCTAGACCAGATATGAGTAATGTGGTGACAACTTTAGAACCTTTAAAGGACTATGAAGATAACTCAATGGTAACATTTGTGTACACAGCTCCAACAGATGATCAACAGGAAGTGAAGGTCAAAGAAAGTAGTGCTAGTCCACATCATCATCACCAAAAACAAcaccatcatcatcataatagaagaagtactccttcatcGCCAACCATTCACTCAGAAACAACTATACACAAGAGATTAACTCCAAATTCACCATTGCAAAATGGTTTCAAGAGATCTtag